The Xanthobacter flavus genome includes a window with the following:
- a CDS encoding OmpA family protein, whose product MWPLALGLAALLLLTVFAIVSGRGPVEASLDSAARDVLARTGESWASARFSGRDATMEGEALAEEARAKVRASLEGLFGVRTVRDATTLLPERRPFTFSAVKDGRAIALDGYVPSADALVRIVAAARSGGDQVTGQNRLVRARGAPPGDFAALVIFGLNQLKRLPSGRLTLSDGAIALEGRARDLVSYDELAQTLHGPLPNGMTLARFEVRPPVAAPFLWSAVRDGTVLRLSGYVPSADARSEVAKALSSTVPGIGIKDDTLLADGSPSPDLWMRAVRFAGSALAQLPEGRVTLSDATISVEGAAPSFTAFDILLTLRRQPPEGFQIIRFAVEPPRASPFTWQIERSAEQARLSGFAPSEDARRLLVDAARSGFQGMQVADDLQLASGGPAPEVWASAASFAVAQLARMHAGAAEVSGTQMVLSGEAADSAGYLAVMQAVRTPPAGVTVDAKGVRPPSISPYVFSVRRDAGELTVSGFYPDEAAHAAIKTALERDFLREKVNDLSAVGGGAPAGFRDALLAGLAQLSRLSSGEVSIADGQMRLIGTVLDATVAGEVEAALKRAVRPPFSVETALQTAPPGPAVGIAECGRLAGDLLSRGSIRFLGTTADIDPLSRGLVDRIAAVLKRCPDAMVRVAGHTDGVGDAAADVRLSEARAKSVVAALVAEGVAADRLTAVGLGSGQPVAPNDTEAGRALNRRIEIEVKERAP is encoded by the coding sequence TTGTGGCCCTTGGCGCTCGGGCTGGCGGCGCTCCTCCTGCTTACCGTGTTCGCCATCGTGTCGGGTCGCGGCCCCGTCGAGGCGTCGCTCGATTCGGCCGCGCGCGACGTTCTGGCCCGTACGGGCGAATCCTGGGCGTCCGCGCGCTTTTCCGGGCGCGACGCCACCATGGAGGGCGAGGCCCTCGCCGAGGAGGCGCGGGCCAAGGTTCGGGCCTCTCTGGAGGGCCTCTTCGGTGTCCGGACGGTGCGTGACGCGACGACCCTGCTGCCCGAGCGCCGCCCCTTCACCTTCAGCGCTGTGAAGGATGGGCGCGCCATCGCCCTCGACGGCTACGTCCCCTCCGCCGATGCGCTGGTGCGTATCGTCGCCGCCGCCCGCAGCGGCGGCGATCAGGTGACGGGCCAGAACCGGCTGGTGCGCGCGCGGGGCGCGCCACCCGGCGATTTCGCGGCTTTGGTGATCTTTGGGCTCAACCAGCTGAAGCGGTTGCCCTCCGGCCGTCTTACCCTGTCCGACGGGGCCATCGCGCTGGAGGGCCGCGCCCGCGACCTTGTGAGCTATGACGAACTGGCCCAGACGCTCCACGGGCCGCTGCCAAACGGCATGACGCTGGCGCGCTTCGAGGTGCGCCCGCCCGTCGCCGCGCCTTTCCTCTGGTCGGCGGTGCGCGACGGAACCGTCCTGCGGCTGAGTGGCTACGTGCCGTCCGCCGATGCGCGATCCGAGGTGGCGAAGGCGCTCTCGTCCACCGTGCCCGGCATCGGCATCAAGGACGACACGCTGCTGGCGGATGGTTCGCCGAGCCCCGATCTGTGGATGCGGGCGGTGCGCTTTGCCGGCTCCGCGCTCGCCCAGCTGCCAGAGGGACGGGTGACGCTGTCGGACGCGACCATTTCGGTCGAGGGGGCCGCGCCGAGCTTCACCGCATTCGACATTCTGCTCACGCTGCGCCGGCAGCCGCCGGAGGGCTTCCAGATCATCCGCTTCGCGGTGGAGCCACCGCGCGCGTCGCCGTTCACCTGGCAGATCGAGCGCAGCGCCGAGCAGGCGCGCCTGTCCGGCTTCGCGCCGTCCGAGGACGCGCGCCGCCTGCTGGTGGACGCCGCGCGCTCGGGTTTCCAGGGCATGCAGGTCGCGGACGATCTGCAGCTTGCATCGGGCGGCCCCGCACCGGAGGTGTGGGCGAGCGCCGCCAGCTTCGCGGTCGCGCAGCTCGCCCGAATGCATGCGGGGGCGGCCGAGGTGTCCGGCACACAGATGGTGCTTTCCGGAGAGGCGGCGGATTCGGCGGGCTATCTTGCCGTCATGCAGGCCGTGCGGACGCCTCCGGCCGGAGTCACGGTCGATGCGAAGGGCGTGCGGCCGCCGTCCATCTCGCCCTATGTCTTCTCGGTGCGGCGGGACGCGGGCGAACTCACGGTCTCCGGCTTCTATCCGGACGAAGCGGCCCATGCCGCGATCAAGACGGCGTTGGAGCGCGATTTCCTCAGGGAGAAGGTCAACGACCTGTCGGCCGTCGGCGGGGGCGCGCCGGCCGGCTTCCGCGACGCGCTCCTGGCGGGGCTCGCCCAGCTGTCGCGTCTGTCCTCCGGTGAGGTCAGCATTGCAGACGGGCAGATGCGTCTGATCGGAACGGTTCTCGACGCGACCGTGGCGGGTGAGGTGGAGGCCGCGCTGAAAAGGGCTGTGCGCCCGCCGTTCTCGGTTGAGACCGCGCTTCAGACCGCGCCGCCGGGGCCGGCGGTCGGCATCGCCGAGTGCGGGCGACTGGCGGGCGACCTCCTTTCGCGGGGAAGCATCCGCTTCCTCGGCACCACGGCCGATATCGATCCGCTGAGCCGCGGTCTGGTGGATCGTATCGCCGCCGTGCTGAAGAGGTGCCCGGACGCGATGGTGCGGGTGGCGGGCCATACCGACGGTGTCGGCGATGCGGCGGCCGATGTGCGGCTGTCCGAGGCGCGGGCGAAGTCCGTGGTTGCGGCGCTGGTGGCGGAGGGCGTCGCCGCAGACCGGCTGACGGCAGTCGGTCTCGGCTCAGGCCAGCCGGTGGCGCCGAACGACACGGAAGCGGGCAGGGCGCTCAATCGGCGCATCGAGATCGAGGTGAAGGAGCGCGCGCCATGA